CACTCATAGCAGGCTTTACACGGCACCTTCGGCGCAGCTACAGTTGCTGCTGTCACCGACCCAATACCGATCACCATCGTGAACCAGACCCTGCCCGTTTCCGCTGCTGTGTGTTCCCTTTATGGGGCTGCTGGCGTGCGCGTGTCTGCCGGTAAAAAATCGAAAAAACAGATGCTCCGCTGACGGGCTCTGTGTCCCGTTTGCGCGAGCGCCAACGGGACTGCCAGATCACCTTGCCTTAGACGACCTTTGCAGAATCCCCGGCGCCACCGCAATGGGCTGCTGACAACGCAAATTTCGTTTATCCAGAGAGGCAATGATGACTGTCCCCAGTACCACAAACCCTGTTTCACCCTCAACGACCACCACGCCTGTCACTGCCTTTAGCGGCATCTGGGTGCCTTTGGTTACGCCATTTCATCACGGCAAGCTTGATCTGCCTGCTATGCAAAAACTGACGCTGGATTTGCTGGCACGCGGCGTGGATGGTCTGGTGGTCTGTGGTACAACCGGCGAAGCGGCCACCCAAACCGAGGCCGAGCAATTTGAACAACTGGCAGTGGTCAAAGCGGCGGCCGGAAAAACACCGGTGCTGATGGGCATCAGTGGCAGCAATACCGCCGAAATGACTGGCTTGGTTGAGCGAGCGGAACGGCATGGTGCTGACGGTTTGTTGATTAGCGCGCCAGCCTACGTGCGACCGTCCCAGGCCGGGATTCGCCTGCATTTTGAAATGCTGGTTGCGGCTACCAGGTTGCCCATCGTGCTCTACAACATTCCGTATCGCACCGGCGTCAATATTGAAATCGACACAGTCAAAGCGCTGTCCGCCAATCCCCAGTTTGTGGCGATCAAGGAAAGTGGTGGCGGCAATCTGGCGCAACTGACTGCCTTGATCGAACAAACGCCGCTAAAAGTATTGAGTGGCGAGGATCATCTGATCTTCATCACGGCCTGTCTGGGTGGGCATGGTGGTATTTCGGCCGCGGCACATATCCGCCCCGATCTTTATCGCAAAATGCTGGCGCACGTCGGCGCTGGCGAATTGCCGCAAGCGCGGGCGATTGCGCAGGCGCTGGCACCGCTGATCAAGCTGCTGTTCAGCGAGCCCAATCCCGCCCCGGTCAAAGCAGCGCTGGCAATGCTGGGGTTGATCCGCAATGAATTGCGTTTGCCCATGACGCCGGCTTCCAGCGCATTACGGCAGCAACTAGAGCAGATACTGCCGACGGTGATGGCGTTGTAGTTGGCCACAAAAACAACGGCCCTGATTTGCCATATGGGCAAGTCAGGGCCGTTGATAAACATACTGCTATCTATCCAGACTGGCGCCGGGGTATGGGTTGTTAGCTGCGATAGTCCGCGTTGATCTTTACGTAGTCGTATGAGAAGTCGCAGGTCCAGATGGTGGCATTTTCAGCGCCGCGATTGAGTTTCACCGTAATGGTGATCTCCGCCTCCTGCATCACGCGCTTGCCTTGTTCTTCGGTGTAGCTGGTCGCACGGCCGCCGTCTTTGGCGACCAGCACGTCGCCCAGCCACACTTCCAGCTTGTCGACATCCAGATCGGGCACCGCCGAATAACCAATAGCGCACAAAATGCGGCCCAGATTGGGATCGCTGGCGAAGAACGCGGTTTTGATCAGCGGCGAGCGGCCAATGGCATAACCCACGGCTTTGCACTCTTCGCGCGAAGTGCCGCCTTCCACGTTGATGGTCATGAACTTGGTCGCGCCTTCACCATCACGAATGATGGCTTGGGCGAGAGTTTGTGCCACATCCAGCACCGCGTCGCGCAGCACGGCAAATTCGGCGCTGGTTTCACTGGTGATTTCAGCCGCGCCGGACTGGCCGGTGGCGATCAGGATGTAACTGTCGTTGGTGGAGGTATCGCCATCCACCGTAATGCTGTTGAACGAGCGATCCGCAGTCCACGCCACCAGCTTTTGCAGCAGTTCTTGCGAAACAGCGGCGTCGGTCGCTACATAACCCAGCATGGTCGCCA
This genomic interval from Silvimonas soli contains the following:
- the dapA gene encoding 4-hydroxy-tetrahydrodipicolinate synthase; translated protein: MMTVPSTTNPVSPSTTTTPVTAFSGIWVPLVTPFHHGKLDLPAMQKLTLDLLARGVDGLVVCGTTGEAATQTEAEQFEQLAVVKAAAGKTPVLMGISGSNTAEMTGLVERAERHGADGLLISAPAYVRPSQAGIRLHFEMLVAATRLPIVLYNIPYRTGVNIEIDTVKALSANPQFVAIKESGGGNLAQLTALIEQTPLKVLSGEDHLIFITACLGGHGGISAAAHIRPDLYRKMLAHVGAGELPQARAIAQALAPLIKLLFSEPNPAPVKAALAMLGLIRNELRLPMTPASSALRQQLEQILPTVMAL
- the argJ gene encoding bifunctional glutamate N-acetyltransferase/amino-acid acetyltransferase ArgJ, coding for MPVNLPALDPSSLHPVAGVELGIASAGVKTAGRKDVLVIRLAAGSRAAGVFTLNKFCAAPVRLCREHLAARGDIRALVVNTGNANAGTGVDGLARAQAICTALAGQMQIAPEQVLPFSTGVILEPLPHEKIIAALPAALTDLQPAHWAQAAQAIMTTDVAPKAASRQVQIDGKTVTVTGISKGAGMIHPNMATMLGYVATDAAVSQELLQKLVAWTADRSFNSITVDGDTSTNDSYILIATGQSGAAEITSETSAEFAVLRDAVLDVAQTLAQAIIRDGEGATKFMTINVEGGTSREECKAVGYAIGRSPLIKTAFFASDPNLGRILCAIGYSAVPDLDVDKLEVWLGDVLVAKDGGRATSYTEEQGKRVMQEAEITITVKLNRGAENATIWTCDFSYDYVKINADYRS